Proteins from a single region of Oryza brachyantha chromosome 6, ObraRS2, whole genome shotgun sequence:
- the LOC102718277 gene encoding pentatricopeptide repeat-containing protein At5g48730, chloroplastic, with protein MAAAPVASPFPAPPSSSPVPSTATAITYTAGRRCHDALLPPPSAAARARGYPSAGPGERRRRGEDDAEAEAEAERRRKEEVNRKIASRKALSVILRREATKAVLDKRKPGKGTRRLLPRTVLEALHERITALRWDSALKVFELMRDQVWYRPYVGIYVKLITMLGKCKQPEKAHELFQAMVDEGCAPNLESYTALVSAYSRSGRFDRAFSLLEQMKAIPRCRPDVQTYSILIKSCLHAYDFEQVKYLLEDMARAGIRPNVVTYNTLIDAYGKAGRFAEMESTLLEMLSENCKPDVWTMNSTLRAFGGSGQIETMESCYEKFQASGISPNIKTYNILLDSYGKAKMYEKMGAVMEYMQKYYYSWTIVTYNVVIDAFGRAGDLEQMEYIFRLMKSERIKPNCVTLCSLIRAYGRAEEVKKIKTVLRIVENSDITLDIVFFNCLVDAFGRVGCLAEMWDVLDMMKLQRCKPDKVTCTTMIKWFLIKGIDDHRVQYLRDLKDGRSKDNI; from the exons atggccgccgcgccggtggcctcccccttcccggcgcccccttcctcctcgccggtgCCGTCAACCGCAACCGCCATCACGTACACCGCCGGGCGCCGTTGCCACGACGCCCTGCTCCCACCGCCATCCGCCGCGGCCCGCGCCAGGGGATACCCCTCGGCTGGCccgggggagaggaggcggcgcggagagGACGACGCtgaggccgaggccgaggcggagaggcggcggaaGGAGGAGGTGAACCGTAAGATCGCCTCCCGGAAGGCGCTCTCCGTCATCCTCCGCCGCGAGGCCACCAAGGCCGTCCTCGACAAGCGCAAGCCCGGGAAGGGcacccgccgcctcctccctcgcaCCGTCCTCGAGGCCCTCCACGAGCGCATCACCGCACTCCGCTGGGACTCCGCCCTCAAG GTGTTCGAGCTAATGCGAGACCAGGTGTGGTACAGGCCATACGTGGGCATATACGTCAAGCTGATCACCATGCTGGGCAAGTGCAAGCAGCCGGAGAAGGCGCACGAGCTCTTCCAGGCCATGGTGGACGAAGGCTGCGCCCCGAACCTCGAGTCCTACACGGCCCTTGTCTCCGCGTACAGCAGGAGTGGCCGCTTCGACAGGGCCTTCTCCTTGCTCGAGCAGATGAAGGCCATCCCTCGCTGCCGGCCTGATGTGCAGACCTACTCCATTCTCATCAAGTCCTGCTTGCACGCTTATGATTTTGAGCAGGTCAAGTATTTGCTGGAAGATATGGCACGTGCGGGTATCCGGCCCAATGTTGTGACTTACAACACATTAATTGATGCCTATGGGAAAGCAGGAAG GTTTGCTGAGATGGAATCAACTCTTCTGGAGATGCTGTCTGAAAATTGCAAGCCTGATGTATGGACAATGAATTCTACCCTCAGGGCTTTCGGTGGCAGTGGTCAGATTGAGACTATGGAAAGCTGCTATGAGAAGTTCCAGGCCTCCGGTATCTCCCCAAACATTAAGACTTACAATATTTTACTTGATTCCTATGGTAAAGCTAAAATGTACGAGAAGATGGGAGCTGTGATGGAGTACATGCAGAAGTATTACTATTCTTGGACAATAGTCACATACAACGTAGTTATTGATGCATTTGGTAGGGCGGGGGACCTTGAACAgatggaatatatttttagattgatGAAATCTGAGCGTATAAAGCCCAACTGTGTTACACTCTGTTCATTGATTAGAGCATATGGAAGGGCTGAGGAAGTTAAGAAAATAAAGACAGTATTGAGAATTGTCGAGAATTCTGACATAACGTTGGATATTGTGTTCTTCAACTGTTTAGTGGACGCATTTGGGAGGGTGGGGTGTTTGGCAGAGATGTGGGATGTTCTCGATATGATGAAGTTACAACGGTGCAAACCAGACAAGGTAACCTGCACTACCATGATTAAATGGTTTCTTATCAAAGGAATTGATGATCATCGTGTTCAGTACCTACGGGACTTAAAAGATGGGCGATCTAAAGATAATATATAG